A genomic window from Salvia miltiorrhiza cultivar Shanhuang (shh) chromosome 5, IMPLAD_Smil_shh, whole genome shotgun sequence includes:
- the LOC131024922 gene encoding homeobox protein BEL1 homolog has product MAGEVKAGAIMATSSGYCYSEASSTDVNPQIYNLTAAMEIIGFPSKNLMQSHQSINDFTTNHQSLMVSPDSWNHHHDPSFRSVNFTGDGNERQQTAHHQGSLSLSLTSSPNLQPFELRQNDVGQSSANSMYRQMMQQQFPIRSSKYLEPAKELLNQLCNLGTAADKMKGKRSGGGDDERAQQQPPFAVDLLELQRRKAKLLQMLQEVDRRYKHYCDQMQAVVSSFEAVAGEGAAAAYSGMASRAMSRHFRCLKDGIVGQIKAANKAMGERDAAIPGASKGETPRLRILDQKLRQQRAFQQMGMVENHPWRPQRGLPEKSVAVLRAWLFEHFLHPYPSEVDKRILARQTGLSRSQVSNWFINARVRLWKPMVEEMYLEDQKEGDGGGAETSHQQAAAAAANEDRKPTQDQLMMRTDSECLSSIINTPSRNHLSRSGGDHEAMQFDFSSYAPASASASASYLNENAPPSGSGVSLTLGLQQHGGGGVTLAFTPPSLFYPRDDEMEDCERVEYSMFEGETQNLQYRNLMGAQLLHDLAG; this is encoded by the exons ATGGCTGGTGAAGTGAAGGCAGGAGCGATCATGGCAACATCTTCTGGATATTGCTATTCGGAGGCGTCTTCAACAGATGTTAACCCCCAAATCTACAACTTGACTGCAGCCATGGAGATTATAGGGTTTCCATCAAAAAACCTGATGCAAAGCCATCAATCCATCAACGATTTCACCACCAATCACCAAAGCTTAATGGTTTCACCAGATTCATGGAATCACCACCACGATCCATCTTTCAGGAGTGTTAATTTCACCGGCGATGGAAACGAAAGGCAGCAGACGGCTCATCATCAAGGATcgctttctctctccctcacctcCTCACCCAATCTGCAGCCGTTCGAGCTGCGGCAAAACGACGTCGGGCAATCGAGTGCTAATTCCATGTATCGGCAGATGATGCAGCAGCAGTTTCCGATTCGGAGCTCCAAGTATTTGGAGCCGGCGAAGGAGCTCTTAAACCAGCTCTGCAATCTCGGAACCGCCGCGGATAAGATGAAAGGCAAGAGAAGCGGCGGCGGAGACGACGAGAGAGCGCAGCAGCAGCCGCCCTTCGCCGTGGACCTCCTCGAGCTGCAGAGGAGGAAGGCGAAGCTGCTCCAGATGCTACAAGAG GTCGACAGAAGGTACAAGCACTACTGCGATCAGATGCAGGCGGTGGTGTCGTCGTTCGAGGCGGTGGCCGGGGAGGGCGCGGCGGCGGCCTACTCCGGCATGGCTTCGCGGGCGATGTCGCGGCACTTCAGATGCCTCAAGGATGGGATTGTAGGTCAGATTAAGGCGGCGAACAAGGCGATGGGCGAGAGAGACGCGGCGATCCCCGGCGCTAGCAAGGGCGAGACGCCGAGGCTGAGGATTCTGGATCAGAAACTGAGGCAGCAGAGGGCTTTCCAGCAGATGGGGATGGTGGAGAATCATCCCTGGCGCCCGCAGCGCGGCCTGCCGGAGAAATCCGTCGCCGTTCTCCGCGCTTGGCTCTTTGAGCACTTCCTCCATCC GTATCCAAGTGAAGTAGATAAACGCATTTTAGCCCGACAAACAGGTCTCTCGAGAAGCCAG gtATCAAATTGGTTCATCAACGCGCGGGTGCGGCTGTGGAAGCCCATGGTGGAGGAAATGTACCTAGAAGATCAAAAGGaaggcgacggcggcggcgcggAGACCAGCCAccagcaggcggcggcggcggcggcgaacgAGGACCGGAAGCCGACGCAGGATCAGCTGATGATGAGGACCGATTCCGAGTGCCTTTCCTCCATAATCAACACTCCGTCGAGAAACCACCTCAGCAGATCAGGTGGCGATCACGAAGCCATGCAATTCGACTTCTCATCATACGCccccgcctccgcctccgcctccgcctcttaTCTAAACGAGAATGCTCCTCCCTCCGGCAGCGGGGTGTCTTTGACGTTGGGTTTGCAGCAGCATGGCGGCGGCGGGGTGACGTTGGCGTTCACGCCGCCGTCGCTGTTCTACCCTAGAGATGACGAGATGGAGGATTGCGAGAGAGTTGAGTATTCGATGTTTGAAGGTGAAACGCAGAATTTGCAGTATAGGAATTTGATGGGGGCGCAGTTGCTTCATGATTTGGCTGGATAG